DNA sequence from the bacterium genome:
AAACTGGTTGAAATGATTGAGTTAAAAGATCACAGATATTTTATAGCCAGTCAATTCCATCCTGAATTCAAATCTCGTCCTGAAAGACCGCATCCATTGTTCTATGGTCTGGTAAAAGCAGCTCTTGAAAAAAAAGCAGAAGAAAACAGCTCAAAAACACCTCAACAACTTTTGAGATAAGCTTATGAAAGATAATGAAGCACGAAAATTGCTCGATTTAGCATCTGATGCCGCTAAAAACTCTTATTCTCCATACTCAAAATTTAAAGTAGGTGCATGCGTATTATACGAAGACGGCAAGACTTATACAGGATGCAATGTAGAAAATACAAGCTACGGCTTAACTCTTTGTGCTGAGCGAACAGCTATTGCTTCAGCTATTGCTTCAGCTATTGCTTCAGCTATTGCAGACGGACAAAAATCAAAAATTGTTGCTATAGCAATTTTTAGCCAAAACGCAAAATTATGTTATCCCTGCGGTGCTTGCAGGCAATGGATTATAGAATTTTGCAAAGATGCATCTGTTATTGTTGAAAGTACAAAAGGAAACCCCCAAAAAATTTCTATAAAAGAATTACTTCCTCATTCTTTCGAGCTTTAAAAACAATAAAAAATATTAAATTCACTCATATAATTATTTTGTGAAAAAAATTTTAAATTTTAAAATAAGCCTATAGATAAATCTACGTCTAAATTATCGACATTATATTTAACAACCAGCAAAATAGGAGCTGCCAGTTTAATAGTTGCACCTTTTCCGACAATTATTGAAGGCGGCGAAATATTTAACCCGTCGATACCTATTTCAGTAAAGTTAGTACAAGCATTAGCACAAACAATATTACTCATTTCAGCAATTGCACTTGTTGCTAATTCATCAAATTCGCTAACTTCCATTCCCATCATCATAATAGATGCGAATTTTTTAGCAGAATCTGTGTCCATCCCGATAACAATAGATCCTTTTAATTTACCGATCACACCGATATTGCTAATAACTCCCTTGTTTATGATTAATGATTTAGTTTTAGATAATCCCAGTCTTTCTACTTTTTGAAATCCAAGCTGGGAAAGAACATTCGTAAAAGCATCCAGTACAGGATTTATATGTTTTACATCCATAGTATCGACTCCTTTTTAAAACCAAAGCTCAGGTTAATATCTCCAAATTTTGCCTTAGCAGTGATACTATTCATTTGTAAGGACGGATTAATAATTTCTGTCGAAGCTTCCGTCGATGACTTATAAAATAAACTTGGCGGCGTCACTCGCAAAAGCAGGGATTTGTCCAATTTGTTAACTAAAGAACAGGCTATACCGCCGACTACATTGGCAAATTCTGCTATCATATCCAAATATTCATCTTTATCTTTGATTTTTCTGTTATAAATAATTTCTGCCATTTTTTCCGCAGTTTCTAGTGATAAATCCATTACAATAGTTCCGGAAACTCTTCCTAT
Encoded proteins:
- the cdd gene encoding cytidine deaminase — protein: MKDNEARKLLDLASDAAKNSYSPYSKFKVGACVLYEDGKTYTGCNVENTSYGLTLCAERTAIASAIASAIASAIADGQKSKIVAIAIFSQNAKLCYPCGACRQWIIEFCKDASVIVESTKGNPQKISIKELLPHSFEL
- a CDS encoding chemotaxis protein CheX, giving the protein MDVKHINPVLDAFTNVLSQLGFQKVERLGLSKTKSLIINKGVISNIGVIGKLKGSIVIGMDTDSAKKFASIMMMGMEVSEFDELATSAIAEMSNIVCANACTNFTEIGIDGLNISPPSIIVGKGATIKLAAPILLVVKYNVDNLDVDLSIGLF